In Primulina huaijiensis isolate GDHJ02 chromosome 6, ASM1229523v2, whole genome shotgun sequence, a single window of DNA contains:
- the LOC140979024 gene encoding probable glutathione S-transferase codes for MAEVKLLGSWRSRYSRRVEWALKLKGVEYEFIEEDLTNKSPLLLQSNPVHKKIPVLLHNGKPIAESLVILEYIDETWDNGQPILPKSPYDRAVARFWARFVDEKCLPAFSTACLASGEEQVKAKEEAEESLKVLDNELKGKKFFGGDGIGFVDVVGNVIAYWSVIIQELVGIDIITKEKFPNLCAWIDEYVNSSFVKEHLPDREKLTDSLRARFQKT; via the exons ATGGCAGAAGTGAAGCTCCTTGGTTCTTGGCGCAGCCGATATAGCAGGAGAGTGGAATGGGCGCTGAAACTGAAAGGAGTAGAATATGAATTCATAGAAGAAGATCTAACCAACAAGTCCCCTCTACTTCTTCAATCTAATCCAGTCCACAAAAAGATTCCTGTTCTGCTACATAATGGCAAGCCAATCGCCGAGTCATTGGTGATCCTTGAATACATCGATGAAACTTGGGATAATGGCCAGCCCATCTTGCCGAAAAGTCCTTACGACAGAGCCGTGGCACGTTTCTGGGCTAGATTCGTGGATGAGAAG TGCTTGCCAGCATTTAGCACGGCTTGTTTGGCTTCAGGGGAGGAGCAAGTGAAAGCCAAGGAAGAAGCAGAGGAATCGCTTAAAGTTCTTGACAATGAACTAAAAGGCAAGAAATTCTTCGGGGGAGATGGCATTGGATTTGTCGATGTTGTCGGCAATGTCATCGCCTATTGGTCTGTGATTATTCAGGAATTGGTGGGAATCGATATCATAACCAAAGAGAAGTTTCCGAATTTGTGTGCATGGATTGACGAGTACGTCAACTCGAGCTTTGTTAAGGAACATCTGCCTGATCGGGAGAAATTGACCGATAGTTTACGGGCTCGGTTTCAAAAGACTTAA
- the LOC140979812 gene encoding small ribosomal subunit protein uS4y-like → MVNVSFYRNYGKTFKKPRRPYEKERLDAELKLVGEYGLRCKRELWRVQYALSRIRNAARMLLTLDEKDSRRIFEGEALLRRMNRYGLLDESQNKLDYVLALTVENFLERRLQTLVFKAGMAKSIHHARVLIRQRHIRVGRQVVNVPSFMVRVDSQKHIDFSLTSPFGGGRPGRVKRKNQKAAAKKASGGDGDEDDDE, encoded by the exons ATGGTGAACGTCTCCTTTTATCGCAACT ATGGGAAGACCTTTAAGAAACCGCGTCGACCTTATGAGAAGGAGCGATTAGATGCTGAGCTAAAGCTTGTTGGAGAATATGGTCTTAGGTGCAAGAGGGAGCTGTGGAGGGTGCAGTATGCACTGAGCCGCATTAGGAATGCTGCAAGAATGCTTTTGACTCTTGACGAGAAAGATTCTCGTCGCATTTTTGAGGGTGAAGCCCTTCTGAGGAGGATGAACAGGTATGGGCTACTAGATGAGAGCCAGAACAAGCTCGATTATGTATTGGCCCTCACTGTCGAAAATTTCCTGGAGCGCCGCCTCCAAACTCTGGTGTTCAAGGCTGGTATGGCCAAGTCTATTCACCATGCCAGAGTGCTTATCAGGCAAAGGCATATCAG GGTAGGGAGGCAAGTTGTTAACGTGCCCTCTTTTATGGTGAGGGTGGACTCCCAAAAACATATTGATTTCTCCCTCACAAGCCCGTTTGGTGGTGGCCGTCCTGGTAGAGTTAAGAGAAAGAACCAAAAGGCAGCTGCAAAGAAGGCATCTGGTGGTGACGgagatgaagatgatgatgaatGA